In Streptomyces sp. NBC_01551, one DNA window encodes the following:
- a CDS encoding N-acetyltransferase — MTDMLTVRPAGPGDAADICALLNAVDIVEIGRPETDLGTVEADLHHPDVNLATDSWLAFQRGRLVAYALVWADSGPGRVDCDHYVLPGHPEAAAALLDRMAVRARAMGGAAERSVLRLQLNVKPTLDLALLTRRGYRTVRRYQVMTRALDPAADLAPAPPQGLTLRHCAADEADRRRAHALVEETFAAHFGHVERAYEPWLDHLDARDLDWSLVWIAQLPGHGDAAVLLTRDDRTSMGWISHIGVREDLRGRGIGGFLLRHGFAAYAARGRDTVGLGVDVHNETGALGLYEAHGMGLHYAVDTWELALHPQG; from the coding sequence ATGACCGACATGCTCACCGTCCGGCCCGCCGGGCCCGGGGACGCGGCCGACATCTGCGCCCTGCTCAACGCCGTCGACATCGTCGAGATCGGCAGACCGGAGACCGACCTCGGCACCGTCGAGGCCGACCTCCACCACCCCGACGTCAACCTCGCCACCGACTCCTGGCTCGCCTTCCAGCGCGGTCGGCTGGTGGCCTACGCCCTGGTCTGGGCGGACTCCGGACCCGGCCGCGTCGACTGCGACCACTACGTCCTGCCCGGCCACCCGGAAGCCGCCGCCGCACTGTTGGACCGGATGGCGGTCCGGGCGCGCGCCATGGGAGGCGCCGCCGAGCGAAGTGTGCTGCGGCTCCAGCTCAACGTGAAGCCCACCCTCGACCTCGCCCTCCTCACGCGCCGCGGCTACCGCACCGTGCGCCGCTACCAGGTGATGACACGGGCGCTGGATCCGGCGGCGGACCTCGCGCCGGCGCCGCCCCAGGGCCTCACCCTGCGCCACTGCGCCGCCGACGAGGCCGACCGGCGCAGGGCCCACGCCCTCGTCGAGGAGACCTTCGCCGCCCACTTCGGCCATGTGGAGCGCGCGTACGAACCCTGGCTCGACCACCTCGACGCCCGCGACCTCGACTGGTCCCTGGTCTGGATCGCCCAGCTGCCCGGCCACGGCGACGCGGCCGTCCTGCTCACCCGCGACGACCGCACCAGCATGGGTTGGATCAGCCACATCGGCGTACGGGAGGACCTGCGCGGCCGCGGTATCGGCGGTTTCCTGCTGCGCCACGGCTTCGCCGCCTACGCGGCGCGCGGCCGGGACACCGTCGGCCTGGGCGTGGACGTCCACAACGAGACCGGCGCGCTCGGGCTCTACGAGGCGCACGGCATGGGCCTGCACTACGCGGTCGACACCTGGGAGCTGGCTTTGCACCCGCAGGGGTGA
- a CDS encoding ABC transporter permease produces MRDTTTVEDSMTDTQIAGAPSADAAVSKGSRKKKKDREASLWSDAIDDLRRNPVFLIGAFLVLCLLVISAVPQWFTDGSPFDSTACVLQDSLKTPSSDHWFGYDIQGCDVYTRTVWAARNSVIVGIVTTTLVVVVGGALGLLAGWMGGLVDSILSRFTEIFFAIPLLLGGMLIMSALPGNAWTVSLVLAILGWPQIFRIMRSSVLQNKNNDYVVAARALGAGTLRITLRHILPNAIAPVIVVGAISLGVYISAEAALSYLGIGVQPPEISWGLMVSDASVRWLQAPHVLLFPAAALSITVLAFIMVGDAVRDALDPKLR; encoded by the coding sequence ATGCGTGACACAACTACGGTGGAGGACTCGATGACCGACACCCAGATCGCCGGAGCCCCCTCCGCCGACGCCGCGGTCTCCAAGGGCAGCCGCAAGAAGAAGAAGGACCGCGAGGCCAGCCTCTGGTCGGACGCCATCGACGACCTGCGCCGCAACCCGGTCTTCCTGATCGGTGCGTTCCTCGTCCTGTGCCTGCTGGTCATCTCGGCCGTTCCGCAGTGGTTCACCGACGGCAGCCCCTTCGACAGCACCGCCTGCGTGCTGCAGGACTCGCTCAAGACGCCTTCCTCGGACCACTGGTTCGGCTACGACATCCAGGGCTGCGACGTCTACACCCGCACGGTGTGGGCCGCCCGCAACTCCGTGATCGTCGGCATCGTCACCACGACGCTCGTCGTCGTCGTCGGCGGAGCGCTCGGCCTGCTGGCCGGCTGGATGGGCGGCCTCGTCGACAGCATCCTGTCCCGCTTCACCGAGATCTTCTTCGCGATCCCGCTGCTCCTCGGCGGCATGCTCATCATGTCGGCCCTGCCGGGCAACGCCTGGACGGTCTCGCTGGTGCTCGCGATCCTCGGCTGGCCGCAGATCTTCCGCATCATGCGGTCCTCGGTGCTGCAGAACAAGAACAACGACTACGTGGTGGCCGCCCGCGCCCTCGGCGCCGGCACCCTGCGCATCACGCTGCGCCACATCCTGCCGAACGCCATCGCCCCCGTCATCGTGGTCGGTGCGATCAGCCTGGGTGTCTACATCTCCGCCGAGGCGGCCCTGTCGTACCTCGGCATCGGTGTCCAGCCCCCGGAGATCTCCTGGGGCCTGATGGTCAGCGACGCCTCCGTCCGCTGGCTCCAGGCACCCCACGTGCTGCTGTTCCCGGCCGCCGCGCTGAGCATCACCGTGCTCGCGTTCATCATGGTCGGCGACGCGGTACGCGACGCCCTCGACCCGAAGCTGCGCTGA
- a CDS encoding ABC transporter ATP-binding protein: MTIIDKTSNVPAPRSAPEGTTPLLEVRDLHVEFHTRDGVAKAVNGVSYSVNAGETLAVLGESGSGKSVTAQAIMGILDMPPGKIAGGEILFQGTDLLKLPAEEYRKIRGSKIAMIFQDALSSLNPVHTVGAQLGEMFRVHRGMSKKDATAKAVELMDRVKIPAAKARVGDYPHQFSGGMRQRIMIAMAMALEPDLIIADEPTTALDVTVQAQVMDLLAELQREMNMGLILITHDLGVVADVADKIAVMYGGRIVENAPVHEIYARPAHPYTRGLLDSIPRLDQKGQELYAIKGLPPNLLNIPTGCAFNPRCPKAQDICRTDVPVLHPVTEQDGTELPGRGSACHFWKEQLHG, from the coding sequence TTGACCATCATCGACAAGACCTCGAACGTCCCCGCGCCCCGTTCGGCGCCGGAGGGCACCACCCCCCTGCTCGAAGTGCGCGACCTGCACGTCGAGTTCCACACCCGCGACGGTGTCGCCAAGGCCGTCAACGGTGTCTCGTACTCCGTGAACGCCGGCGAGACCCTCGCCGTGCTCGGCGAGTCCGGCTCCGGCAAGTCCGTGACGGCGCAGGCCATCATGGGCATCCTGGACATGCCCCCCGGCAAGATCGCGGGCGGCGAGATCCTCTTCCAGGGCACGGACCTGCTCAAGCTCCCGGCCGAGGAGTACCGCAAGATCCGCGGCTCGAAGATCGCGATGATCTTCCAGGACGCGCTCTCCTCGCTGAACCCGGTGCACACCGTCGGCGCCCAGCTCGGCGAGATGTTCCGCGTCCACCGCGGCATGTCCAAGAAGGACGCCACGGCCAAGGCCGTCGAGCTCATGGACCGCGTGAAGATCCCCGCCGCCAAGGCGCGCGTGGGCGACTACCCGCACCAGTTCTCCGGCGGTATGCGCCAGCGCATCATGATCGCCATGGCGATGGCCCTGGAGCCCGACCTGATCATCGCCGACGAGCCCACCACGGCTCTCGACGTGACGGTCCAGGCCCAGGTCATGGACCTGCTCGCGGAGCTCCAGCGCGAGATGAACATGGGCCTGATCCTGATCACCCACGACCTCGGCGTCGTCGCCGACGTCGCGGACAAGATCGCCGTCATGTACGGCGGCCGGATCGTCGAGAACGCCCCGGTCCACGAGATCTACGCCCGCCCGGCGCACCCGTACACCCGCGGCCTGCTCGACTCGATCCCGCGTCTGGACCAGAAGGGCCAGGAGCTCTACGCGATCAAGGGCCTGCCGCCCAACCTGCTGAACATCCCGACCGGTTGCGCCTTCAACCCGCGCTGCCCGAAGGCCCAGGACATCTGCCGCACCGACGTGCCGGTCCTGCACCCGGTCACCGAGCAGGACGGCACCGAGCTGCCGGGCCGCGGCAGCGCGTGCCACTTCTGGAAGGAGCAGCTCCATGGCTGA
- a CDS encoding ABC transporter permease: MGRYVIRRLLQMIPVFIGSTFLIFFMVYALGDPVAALFGDKAPDPATAARIRKDLYLDQPLWKQYLHYMGQIFQGDFGTAFNGQPVTELMASAFPVTLRLTIVAIFFEIVIGITLGVISGLRRGKSVDTSVLVLTLVVISVPTFVTGYLLQYLFGVKWGWVRPTVSPDAPFNELILPGIVLALVSLAYVTRLSRTSIAENVKADYVRTATAKGLPRRRVITRHLLRNSLIPVVTFIGTDIGALMGGAIVTERIFNIHGVGYQLYQGILRNNSPTVVGFVTILVIVFLVANLLVDLLYAVLDPRIRYA, from the coding sequence ATGGGACGTTATGTGATCCGGCGGCTGCTCCAGATGATCCCGGTGTTCATCGGCAGCACGTTCCTGATCTTCTTCATGGTGTACGCGCTCGGCGACCCCGTCGCGGCCCTCTTCGGCGACAAGGCCCCCGACCCGGCCACCGCCGCGCGCATCCGCAAGGACCTCTACCTCGACCAGCCCTTGTGGAAGCAGTACCTCCACTACATGGGCCAGATCTTCCAGGGCGACTTCGGCACCGCCTTCAACGGCCAGCCCGTCACCGAGCTGATGGCCTCGGCCTTCCCCGTCACCCTGCGCCTGACCATCGTCGCGATCTTCTTCGAGATCGTCATCGGCATCACCCTCGGCGTGATCAGCGGCCTGCGCCGCGGCAAGTCCGTCGACACGTCCGTGCTGGTGCTCACCCTCGTCGTCATCTCCGTGCCGACCTTCGTGACGGGCTACCTGCTCCAGTACCTCTTCGGCGTCAAATGGGGCTGGGTCAGACCCACCGTCTCCCCGGACGCCCCCTTCAACGAGCTGATCCTGCCCGGCATCGTGCTCGCCCTGGTCTCCCTCGCCTACGTCACCCGGCTCTCGCGCACCTCGATCGCCGAGAACGTCAAGGCCGACTACGTCCGCACCGCCACCGCCAAGGGCCTGCCGCGCCGCCGGGTCATCACCCGGCACCTGCTGCGCAACTCCCTCATCCCCGTCGTCACCTTCATCGGCACCGACATCGGCGCGCTGATGGGCGGCGCCATCGTCACCGAGCGGATCTTCAACATCCACGGCGTCGGCTACCAGCTCTACCAGGGCATCCTGCGCAACAACTCCCCGACGGTCGTCGGCTTCGTGACCATCCTCGTCATCGTCTTCCTGGTGGCGAACCTGCTCGTCGACCTGCTCTACGCGGTCCTGGACCCGAGGATCCGTTATGCCTGA
- a CDS encoding ABC transporter substrate-binding protein → MRGATSAKWVAGAVVVAMAATACSTSKDSDSAGKSGGNITVVLGEPQHGLVGQNTAESEGAEVLNALFTGLVEYDNKTNEPKLAVAESIETTDSKTWTIKLKDGYTFHNGEKVDAQSFVRAWNWGANQDNAAEGMPFFDKIEGSEELAPGKDKKPTTKELKGLKVVDEKTFTVTLKAPFSQFKTMLGYNAFYPLPKAFEADPQKFGENPIGNGAFQMDGAWEHNKQIKVKRYDKFPAEGRAKLEGVTFKIYDNLDTAYNDLRADNIQIVDKLPVSALATVSQEFGDRYIYKPESGVGYLGLPLATNPEAFGKIEIRKAISMAIDRDAITKTIFNGTRKPADDFISPIIPGYRKGALGEAGTYNPTKAKELWTQAGGVPGNKLELGYNADGGHKEWIEAVANQLKANLGVEVTAKPYAKFGDILDDLQAKKYKGPFRMAWSMDYPAAENYLRPIFSKIAIETGSNYGGYVNEEFESTMAEADKATDPAEGLKLYQKADDIIIKDLPYIPVFTYMSSSAYSKSVKNVEIDAQGRMDLAKVELN, encoded by the coding sequence ATGCGCGGAGCAACGAGCGCCAAGTGGGTCGCGGGTGCCGTCGTCGTGGCGATGGCCGCTACGGCTTGCAGCACCAGCAAGGACTCTGACTCCGCCGGCAAGTCCGGCGGCAACATCACCGTGGTGCTCGGCGAGCCGCAGCACGGCCTGGTGGGTCAGAACACCGCCGAGTCCGAGGGCGCGGAGGTTCTCAACGCGCTCTTCACCGGCCTGGTCGAGTACGACAACAAGACCAACGAGCCGAAGCTCGCGGTCGCCGAGTCGATCGAGACCACGGACTCGAAGACGTGGACGATCAAGCTGAAGGACGGCTACACGTTCCACAACGGCGAGAAGGTCGACGCGCAGTCGTTCGTCCGCGCCTGGAACTGGGGCGCCAACCAGGACAACGCTGCTGAGGGCATGCCCTTCTTCGACAAGATCGAGGGCTCCGAGGAGCTGGCGCCGGGCAAGGACAAGAAGCCGACCACCAAGGAGCTCAAGGGCCTCAAGGTCGTCGACGAGAAGACCTTCACGGTCACGCTCAAGGCTCCGTTCTCCCAGTTCAAGACGATGCTGGGCTACAACGCCTTCTACCCGCTGCCGAAGGCCTTCGAGGCCGACCCGCAGAAGTTCGGCGAGAACCCGATCGGCAACGGCGCCTTCCAGATGGACGGTGCCTGGGAGCACAACAAGCAGATCAAGGTCAAGCGCTACGACAAGTTCCCGGCCGAGGGCCGCGCGAAGCTCGAGGGCGTCACCTTCAAGATCTACGACAACCTGGACACGGCGTACAACGACCTGCGCGCCGACAACATCCAGATCGTCGACAAGCTCCCCGTGTCCGCGCTCGCCACCGTCTCCCAGGAGTTCGGCGACCGCTACATCTACAAGCCCGAGTCGGGCGTCGGCTACCTCGGCCTGCCGCTGGCCACCAACCCGGAGGCCTTCGGCAAGATCGAGATCCGCAAGGCGATCTCGATGGCCATCGACCGGGACGCCATCACGAAGACCATCTTCAACGGCACCCGCAAGCCGGCCGACGACTTCATCAGCCCCATCATCCCGGGTTACCGCAAGGGCGCCCTCGGCGAGGCGGGCACGTACAACCCGACCAAGGCCAAGGAGCTTTGGACCCAGGCGGGCGGCGTTCCCGGCAACAAGCTGGAGCTCGGCTACAACGCCGACGGCGGCCACAAGGAGTGGATCGAGGCCGTCGCCAACCAGCTGAAGGCGAACCTCGGCGTCGAGGTCACCGCCAAGCCGTACGCCAAGTTCGGCGACATCCTGGACGACCTCCAGGCCAAGAAGTACAAGGGTCCGTTCCGCATGGCGTGGTCGATGGACTACCCGGCCGCGGAGAACTACCTGCGCCCGATCTTCTCGAAGATCGCGATCGAGACCGGCTCCAACTACGGCGGCTACGTCAACGAGGAGTTCGAGTCGACGATGGCGGAGGCCGACAAGGCCACCGACCCGGCCGAGGGCCTGAAGCTGTACCAGAAGGCCGATGACATCATCATCAAGGACCTTCCGTACATCCCGGTCTTCACCTACATGTCTTCTTCGGCCTACTCCAAGTCCGTGAAGAACGTCGAGATCGACGCCCAGGGCCGTATGGACCTGGCCAAGGTCGAGCTCAACTAA
- a CDS encoding ABC transporter substrate-binding protein — protein MRGATHAQWAACAVAVALAATACGGGSDGDGGGGEGAGVVSSSWGDPQNPLEPANTNEVQGGKVLDMLFRGLKRYDPKTGEALDMVAEKIATTDSQNFTVTLKDGWKFSNDEPVTAQSFVDAWNYGADVRNKQNNAPFFSDIVGYADVHPASGEPKAKTMSGLVVKDPKTFTVALKNKFSTWPETLGYQAFSPLPKAFFTDHAGWLNKPIGNGPYTVDSYTKGTGMKLRTWAAYPGPDKAQNSGVDLKVYTDNNTAYTDLISGNLDLVDDVPAQQLKNVKNDLGDRYINQPALIIQTLTFPLYDAQWGKEGMEKVRRGISMAINRDEITRQIFRETRTPAKDWTSPALGEKGGFSATLCGDACKYDPAEAKKLIQEGGGLPGGKMTLTSNVDTGSHRDWMDAVCNSINNALGEGPVCTVNPVGTFADFRNQQSAFKLTGPFRSGWQADYPLIQNFLQPLYYTGASSNYGKFSNPDFDKLVDEANQESDAAKAITKFQDAEKILAEQMPAIPLWYQNGSAGYAERLTDVALNQFSVPVYNEIKVS, from the coding sequence ATGCGCGGAGCCACCCACGCCCAGTGGGCCGCATGTGCGGTGGCCGTCGCCCTCGCGGCGACGGCCTGCGGCGGCGGCAGCGACGGCGACGGAGGCGGTGGCGAGGGTGCGGGGGTCGTCAGTTCCTCGTGGGGTGACCCGCAGAACCCGCTGGAGCCCGCCAACACCAACGAGGTCCAGGGCGGCAAGGTCCTCGACATGCTCTTCCGGGGCCTGAAGCGGTACGACCCGAAGACGGGCGAGGCCCTCGACATGGTCGCCGAGAAGATCGCGACGACCGACAGCCAGAACTTCACCGTCACGCTGAAGGACGGCTGGAAGTTCAGCAACGACGAGCCGGTCACCGCCCAGTCCTTCGTGGACGCCTGGAACTACGGCGCGGACGTGCGCAACAAGCAGAACAACGCGCCGTTCTTCTCCGACATCGTCGGCTACGCGGACGTGCACCCCGCCTCCGGCGAGCCCAAGGCCAAGACGATGTCCGGACTGGTCGTCAAGGACCCCAAGACCTTCACGGTCGCCCTGAAGAACAAGTTCTCCACCTGGCCCGAGACCCTCGGCTACCAGGCCTTCTCCCCGCTGCCCAAGGCCTTCTTCACCGACCACGCCGGCTGGCTGAACAAGCCGATCGGCAACGGCCCGTACACGGTGGACTCGTACACCAAGGGCACCGGCATGAAGCTGCGCACGTGGGCTGCCTACCCGGGCCCGGACAAGGCGCAGAACAGCGGCGTCGACCTCAAGGTCTACACCGACAACAACACCGCCTACACCGACCTGATCTCCGGGAACCTCGACCTCGTCGACGACGTTCCCGCGCAGCAGCTCAAGAACGTCAAGAACGACCTCGGCGACCGGTACATCAACCAGCCGGCCCTGATCATCCAGACCCTCACCTTCCCGCTCTACGACGCCCAGTGGGGCAAGGAGGGCATGGAGAAGGTCCGCCGCGGCATCTCGATGGCCATCAACCGCGACGAGATCACCCGGCAGATCTTCCGCGAGACCCGCACCCCCGCCAAGGACTGGACCTCCCCGGCCCTCGGCGAGAAGGGCGGCTTCAGCGCCACCCTGTGCGGCGACGCCTGCAAGTACGACCCGGCCGAGGCCAAGAAGCTCATCCAGGAGGGCGGCGGACTCCCCGGCGGCAAGATGACGCTGACCTCGAACGTCGACACCGGCTCGCACCGCGACTGGATGGACGCCGTCTGCAACAGCATCAACAACGCCCTCGGCGAGGGCCCGGTCTGCACGGTCAACCCGGTCGGCACCTTCGCCGACTTCCGCAACCAGCAGAGCGCCTTCAAGCTGACCGGCCCCTTCCGCTCCGGCTGGCAGGCCGACTACCCGCTCATCCAGAACTTCCTCCAGCCGCTCTACTACACGGGCGCCTCCTCCAACTACGGGAAGTTCAGCAACCCCGACTTCGACAAGCTCGTCGACGAGGCCAACCAGGAGAGCGACGCCGCCAAGGCGATCACGAAGTTCCAGGACGCCGAGAAGATCCTCGCCGAGCAGATGCCGGCCATCCCGCTCTGGTACCAGAACGGCAGCGCCGGATACGCCGAACGCCTCACCGACGTCGCGCTCAACCAGTTCAGCGTGCCGGTCTACAACGAAATCAAGGTCAGCTGA
- a CDS encoding ABC transporter permease: MGRYLIRRLIQAIPVLLGATFLIYALTFAMPGADPIQLLAGEKKADPLVAAMLREKYHLDDPFLLQYWNYITGVFQGDLGETLTGRKVLDMITEAFPYTINLALVAFAIEAVVGVVAGIMAALRRGKFIDQLVLLSTLLVISIPVFVTGFVLQLTLGVKLKNDWGIDFFSPSFNEADGFRAYLLPAFVLASTSLAYVARLTRTSLMETMRADYVRTATAKGLPRRRVVVNHGLRNAMIPIVTFLGADLGGLMGGAVITERIFNIHGVGGLLAKSVYLKEGAVVVGGVTLLVLVYLIANLIVDLLYAVLDPRIRYA, translated from the coding sequence ATGGGCCGCTACCTCATCCGCCGACTCATACAGGCGATCCCTGTACTGCTCGGTGCCACGTTCCTGATCTACGCGCTGACGTTCGCCATGCCGGGCGCTGACCCGATCCAGCTCCTCGCGGGCGAGAAGAAGGCCGACCCGCTCGTCGCGGCGATGCTGCGCGAGAAGTACCACCTCGACGACCCGTTCCTGCTGCAGTACTGGAACTACATCACCGGTGTGTTCCAGGGCGACCTCGGTGAGACCCTCACCGGTCGCAAGGTCCTCGACATGATCACCGAGGCCTTCCCGTACACGATCAACCTCGCCCTCGTCGCCTTCGCGATCGAGGCCGTCGTGGGCGTCGTGGCCGGCATCATGGCCGCGCTGCGCCGCGGCAAGTTCATCGACCAGCTGGTGCTGCTCTCCACCCTCCTGGTCATCTCGATCCCCGTCTTCGTCACCGGCTTCGTGCTCCAGCTGACGCTCGGCGTCAAGCTCAAGAACGACTGGGGCATCGACTTCTTCTCCCCGTCCTTCAACGAGGCCGACGGGTTCCGCGCCTACCTCCTCCCGGCGTTCGTGCTCGCCTCGACCTCCCTCGCGTACGTGGCGCGACTGACGCGCACCAGCCTCATGGAGACGATGCGTGCGGACTACGTCCGTACCGCGACCGCCAAGGGCCTGCCCCGGCGCCGCGTCGTCGTCAACCACGGTCTGCGCAACGCCATGATCCCGATCGTCACCTTCCTCGGCGCCGACCTCGGTGGCCTGATGGGCGGTGCGGTCATCACGGAGCGCATCTTCAACATCCACGGCGTCGGCGGTCTGCTCGCCAAGTCCGTGTACCTGAAGGAAGGCGCGGTCGTGGTCGGCGGTGTGACGCTGCTGGTGCTCGTCTACCTCATCGCCAACCTGATCGTGGACCTGCTCTACGCCGTGCTCGACCCGAGGATCCGCTATGCGTGA
- a CDS encoding ABC transporter ATP-binding protein: MAELTKNATEREPILQVRNLVKHFPLTQGILFKKQVGAVKAVDGVSFDLYQGETLGIVGESGCGKSTVAKLLMSLEKATAGEVFYKGQDITKLSGRALKAVRRNIQMVFQDPYTSLNPRMTVGDIIGEPFEIHPEVAPKGDRRRKVQELLDVVGLNPEYINRYPHQFSGGQRQRIGIARGLALNPEIIICDEPVSALDVSVQAQVINLMEKLQDEFNLSYVFIAHDLSIVRHISDRVGVMYLGKMAEIGTDAEIYEHPTHPYTQALLSAVPVPDPGAREGRERIILTGDVPSPANPPSGCRFRTRCWKAEERCSTEEPLLAIPTRFQGVNTPAAHESACHFAEEKAILAV; encoded by the coding sequence ATGGCTGAGCTCACCAAGAACGCCACCGAGCGCGAGCCGATCCTCCAGGTGCGCAACCTGGTCAAGCACTTCCCGCTGACCCAGGGCATCCTGTTCAAGAAGCAGGTCGGCGCCGTCAAGGCCGTCGACGGGGTCTCCTTCGACCTCTACCAGGGCGAGACCCTCGGCATCGTCGGCGAGTCCGGCTGTGGCAAGTCCACCGTCGCCAAGCTGCTGATGAGCCTGGAGAAGGCCACCGCCGGCGAGGTCTTCTACAAGGGCCAGGACATCACCAAGCTGTCCGGCCGCGCCCTGAAGGCCGTCCGGCGCAACATCCAGATGGTGTTCCAGGACCCGTACACCTCGCTGAACCCGCGCATGACGGTCGGCGACATCATCGGCGAGCCCTTCGAGATCCACCCCGAGGTGGCCCCGAAGGGCGACCGGCGCCGCAAGGTCCAGGAGCTCCTGGACGTCGTGGGCCTGAACCCGGAGTACATCAACCGGTACCCGCACCAGTTCTCCGGCGGCCAGCGCCAGCGCATCGGCATCGCCCGCGGCCTCGCGCTCAACCCGGAGATCATCATCTGCGACGAGCCGGTCTCCGCGCTCGACGTGTCGGTGCAGGCCCAGGTCATCAACCTGATGGAGAAGCTCCAGGACGAGTTCAACCTGTCCTACGTCTTCATCGCGCACGACCTCTCGATCGTCCGGCACATCTCGGACCGCGTGGGCGTCATGTACCTCGGGAAGATGGCCGAGATCGGCACCGACGCCGAGATCTACGAGCACCCGACGCACCCCTACACCCAGGCGCTGCTGTCGGCCGTCCCGGTCCCGGACCCGGGCGCCCGCGAGGGCCGCGAGCGGATCATCCTCACCGGTGACGTCCCCTCGCCGGCCAACCCGCCGTCGGGCTGCCGCTTCCGCACCCGCTGCTGGAAGGCCGAGGAGCGCTGCTCCACGGAGGAGCCGCTGCTGGCGATCCCGACGCGCTTCCAGGGTGTGAACACCCCGGCCGCGCACGAGTCGGCCTGCCACTTCGCGGAGGAGAAGGCCATCCTGGCCGTCTGA